The Osmia bicornis bicornis chromosome 16, iOsmBic2.1, whole genome shotgun sequence genome includes the window GAGTGGCTGGCTGGTGCTGAAAGGTATAATACGTTTGATAATATCTTGTGAAAAAGTTTTAATCAACGATTGAaagtttcttaattttacCAATTCTGCAGATGGGTCGACGATGCAACTGGCTTAGCTCCATTATGTATCGCTGTATTAAGATCTTGCCATGCATTGGCTTCGAGCCTGACTGCTATTGCAGGAACAGTGAACAGTAATACTGTTCCGTTGGAAATAGTTGATGTAAgcgaatatttttatatgtgACTTCTATGCAATGCTATCGGACTTACATATTTCAGGTTGCTAGACGTATTCCACCACGTGTAGATGATGTGGTTAGAAGCTTATATCCACCGTTAGATGCCAGACTTCTGGAAGCCAGAGTAGCAGCGTTAGTATTAGCTGTTACACATTTGGCGTTAGTTACTAAACATGGAGTATCAAAAAGTCATGCCAGAAAATTAGCATTCATCGATCAGGCTTTGAGCGACATGGATTCCCATTTATCTATTCTGAGGAATGCTGCGTTAGCACAGGAGATTGCTTGCTCTGTTCCAGCTTCGACACCTGTTTAAGTAGCTGAATCTCCTTTTCGTGGTTTTGGGTCTTTACACTAGGTTTCTTCAAAACTCTGTACGAGATTAAAGGTATACATAGTATTAtgtatcttttctttttttattacgTGAAGGTCCAAAACCCAACAGTGCAACTTCGTTTTCTACTGACAATATTTAGTGTTTTACATGTTATGCAATCataattgttacaaaaatGCATACATTATTTTCGTGacgtattaaaaaatattgtaggatatatttgtatatatattcaaatattttcacgATAAAGAACACCAGAGATATTTTGTGATATGGATATA containing:
- the LOC114877869 gene encoding transmembrane protein 98-like, which codes for MMSSPVSISNTGTTAGAIGMETVVAVALGALAAVFLGAFLVLLVICKRQRCYYNQKDSPDLSSDLLEGEKFSGLGLDAWESDEWLAGAERWVDDATGLAPLCIAVLRSCHALASSLTAIAGTVNSNTVPLEIVDVARRIPPRVDDVVRSLYPPLDARLLEARVAALVLAVTHLALVTKHGVSKSHARKLAFIDQALSDMDSHLSILRNAALAQEIACSVPASTPV